A window of the Euzebya pacifica genome harbors these coding sequences:
- a CDS encoding DEAD/DEAH box helicase, which produces MSPTSTPTRERSRRRTDGEQPTFEALGVDQELVRILGRQQIRTPRPIQADTIEAALDGLDVCGRAPTGSGKTLAFVLPLAHLVPGNGRPVGLVLAPTRELAVQIDEVLAPLADRRGLRTRVLIGGTKINKDINALKRGVDILVGCPGRMIDLKNRGLLDLSKVRMAVLDEADRMADMGFIPDVTRLLDATDCADGQLLLFSATLDDTTAKLERRYQSDPVRVDVGNAVKASGNVSHTWHVVPRADRRPITEKLLSDSRSAIVFTRTKRGADRLAKQLSRGGLKAAPIHGDRSQSQRQRALNDFTDGRVGVLVATDIAARGIHVDDVDVVLHYDLPATAEDYTHRSGRTGRAGADGTVHAVVCDDSKGDARTLAKDLTVDLGWVGDKNGPNTAAPKQAGNGGNNGGGRGGNARNGGGNNGGRGGNGGNGNGGGGNGNGSRRRRNGNGQASGGQRSGRNQSRRG; this is translated from the coding sequence ATGTCCCCGACGTCCACCCCCACCCGCGAGCGATCCCGTCGCCGCACCGACGGCGAGCAGCCCACGTTCGAGGCCCTCGGCGTCGACCAGGAGCTCGTCCGCATCCTCGGTCGCCAGCAGATCCGAACCCCCAGGCCCATCCAGGCCGACACGATCGAAGCCGCCCTCGACGGCCTCGACGTCTGCGGCCGTGCCCCGACCGGTTCCGGCAAGACGCTGGCGTTCGTCCTGCCGCTTGCCCACCTCGTGCCCGGGAACGGCCGTCCGGTCGGCCTCGTGCTGGCACCGACCCGTGAGCTGGCCGTCCAGATCGACGAGGTGCTGGCGCCGCTGGCCGACCGTCGTGGCCTGCGCACCCGCGTCCTGATCGGCGGCACCAAGATCAACAAGGACATCAACGCCCTCAAGCGCGGCGTCGACATCCTCGTCGGGTGCCCCGGTCGCATGATCGACCTCAAGAACCGCGGCCTCCTGGACCTGTCGAAGGTGCGCATGGCTGTGCTGGACGAGGCCGACCGCATGGCCGACATGGGCTTCATCCCCGATGTCACCCGCCTGCTGGACGCCACGGACTGCGCGGACGGACAGCTCCTGCTCTTCTCCGCCACGCTGGACGACACGACCGCCAAGCTGGAGCGTCGCTACCAGTCCGACCCGGTCCGTGTCGACGTCGGCAACGCCGTGAAGGCCTCGGGCAACGTCAGCCACACCTGGCACGTCGTCCCTCGTGCGGACCGTCGTCCCATCACCGAGAAGCTCCTTTCCGACAGCCGGTCGGCGATCGTCTTCACCCGCACCAAGCGTGGCGCGGACCGTCTCGCCAAGCAGCTGTCCAGGGGCGGCCTCAAGGCAGCCCCGATCCACGGTGACCGCTCCCAGAGCCAGCGTCAGCGGGCCCTCAACGACTTCACCGACGGTCGGGTCGGCGTGCTGGTCGCCACCGACATCGCCGCGCGTGGCATCCACGTCGACGACGTCGACGTCGTGCTGCACTACGACTTGCCGGCCACGGCCGAGGACTACACCCACCGGTCGGGACGCACCGGTCGCGCGGGTGCCGACGGCACCGTGCACGCCGTGGTCTGCGACGACTCCAAGGGCGACGCCAGGACCCTCGCGAAGGACCTGACCGTCGACCTGGGCTGGGTTGGCGACAAGAACGGGCCCAACACCGCCGCCCCGAAGCAAGCCGGCAACGGTGGGAACAACGGTGGCGGCCGTGGTGGCAACGCCCGCAACGGCGGCGGCAACAACGGTGGCCGCGGAGGCAACGGTGGCAACGGAAACGGTGGGGGCGGCAACGGAAACGGCAGCCGTCGCCGTCGCAACGGCAACGGCCAGGCCAGCGGCGGACAGCGGTCCGGCCGCAACCAGTCGCGTCGCGGCTGA